The genomic segment tacagttaaTAGATAAAACcactgtaaaacagaaataaattattgatacaattattttaagaaaaactgaTTTACTGTGATAAATTACTCAGGCTCCAATTGGTGGACAAGAAACTTTCCATGAAGCTTGGGACCTGCAGACCTGTCGTTAAAGAGATGCCGCCACACCAAACCTGCAAAACAGTTTTACTACTATTACTGAATTAGGCCTATTTGAAACTGCACCCTAAACATGCTGTTCATTTTGTTGTATTACTGCAGTACTCACGGTGAAGGCAGGGACAAGAGGCTGactaaactttgttttaaaggaGTGAAGGAGACGAAGTCTGTCAACATCTATAAACAATAAAtcacctgaaacacaaaaacaaagatccCATCGATCACAAGACTAGTGAAAATGAAACCAGATGAACAAATGAAAGTCTGTGGACACTAAAAGAGTCacttttagtgtgtgttttcctgtctttcttttgGAGCAATTCTCTGTTTTTGCCAGAAGATTATGTTCACTTACAGCTTAATAAGTTCTGAATGGCTGGCTCAGAGGGGAGCAGCCCTTTGGTCCCATGGTCACTgaggtttttgtattttctcccaacaataaaataataacaataaaacttttTGTAATCTAATATTTTAGTACTATGAAGGAAAGTACTAAAATATTAgatgacaaagtgttttttttatacaaattcGTTATTTCATCACagtaataaagtttttttctcaCAATGTATTATTTTCTCACAGGAATAtcgtattttattttaccattgtCATAGTTACAGTAGATTCCAATTCGTTGAGGAATCAAACAATCCAAGGCCTTTGCTCGGTTGTTGTGCTTCGCAGCGATGGAGCTCTGCAGCCATTGGCTGGCGTGGAGACACCAAGAACCGGCACTTTTCCCTAATTGGTCAAAGCGTCCAAAGCCAGCCCGATAGGCCACGCCCACACTGAATGACTTCCAGTCAGCCAGAGGCCTGAGCTCCCAGTAGTGACAGCCACCAATCATTTCCTGGTCGCCTAGGAGACAGgacaatacacatttaaaaaaaaaaaaactatgtgtgtgtgaatgagaggtaccaaggtggaacggtgaggttacagggagcagaggtaaggaaggtgcaggactttaggTATTTAGgctcaacagttcagagcaacgtagagtgtggaaaagaggtgaagacaggaggcagagctggaggtagcagagcttaagatgttgaggttctctttgggagtgacgaggatggacaggatcaggtaTGACTACATCAGAGGGACACTCATGTTcaatgttttggagataaagtcagagaggccagattgaggtggttaggacatgttcagaggagagactgtgaatatatcggtagaaggaggctgaggttggagctgccaagcaggaggtgtagaggaagaccaaagaggagatttatggatgtagtgagagaggacatgaagttagtaggcgtgagagaagaggatgcataGGACTGGGTTAGATGGAGGTACATGATTCATTGAACAGCCCAAAAGAGAATAAGAAGACATGGAGAAAATGTGCCACAGAAACCCTTAAAGCCAATAGAGACTCGAGGAGGAAAGATAACGGATCTCCATAAGACTGAATTAGGAAACAAGACTTGGAGAGGACAATCCTGGGTTAAATAGCATGTTTAAACCACTGAATTCCTATCATTCAAACTGTGAAGATGGAACACACTTTTTAGATaatgtcctgtgtgtgtgtaaatagaTAATTCATGCCTGCTGACCCCACAGGCCCCGTTGTCGTCCATGCCATCCAAACACTAGCAATGTGTAATAACCTGCTTATGTCGTTTTCAGCAAGTCCTAATTAGGTAAAACTAGTGTAATATAAGCTAATCAGATGAGACACATGTTCCTTAGAAAGCTGTTTAGACACCTTCAACATAATGGTACACACACTAATACTGACATATtagaatttaattaaatgatttaTATGTTGTTTGGAATGCTTATGAATACTTAATtgatctattttttatttaaaagacattaaGTGGCAGTTTATTAGTGCTCTGTGTGAACAGTACAGTCTAGTATAAGTCATTGTGAAATACCCAGTACTGTGTATGACTCCCCAGCAAATCTGTCACGGCCTGCTCGAGTTGCTGCTGTCTTGTTGGGCGATGGCGTGGCACTTCTGCTGCCAAAACAGTAAATACACAAGTTACAGCTGAGGTAAAAAATGCTTGAGAGTGATAGTGAGAAAAAGAGGTGAAACAGCCAATGAGGATGTGTCGATGTCAAAAGCGATGAAcaaacatgataaaataaacacaaaataaaactttataacTGAATTaatgacaatgtatttttttcactgcACAACGGAattttctgttatgttttaagttttattttaaattttattaaaaacaatagtttcaaaatgttgtaaatgttactttgcataaaatttaaaaaatttttaagTTAGATTTTTAAGACAAAACCAAATATAAACGTAGTATTTTTCCCTGAAATAAATGTCAGCTGTGACGTCAGTTGTGATGGTAGATGAAGGTGACGCGGCGGTTGCTAAGCAAAAGTCAGTGATAGACAGTTTGTACCTGAGCAGGTAGGAGAGGCGATGTACGGAGACTGAAGAGGGACAAAAACGTCAAAGCACAGAGTGGCAGAGATACAAGCGAATGTTATCATAATGACTTTTACTAAATTCACGTGTCCAGAGGCTTCTTGCTAATagttcacagaaaaaacaatattaataataataacccaGGGTCATAACCCTCAAACAGCACAAGACGAATGTTACCGTTATATAACTGACTCACAAGACATTGTTAGAATCAAATAAAACTACAGTCTCCAACGAAGATACAAGGACAGTAAGAATTTAATTAGTTTTGTCTGcagtgaagacatttgggtttatgATCGAAAGACAGATAGGACATAAAGGCtcatcatttttgcttttgattaTATTGACACcctaaaacaataaacaacaaagaACACCTGTTTTAGCAAATTGCCAAAGTTCTATTGGTTTCAAAAGTAGTGGAACATGTGACTAACAGATGTTTCTCATTACCTaggtgtgtttttctgcactCAAGTCACTTtttgcaaattcaaaatcaagTCATCAAGTGTCTTATATTGTAATGAGCATCCAGTTATTTGCCATCAAGACtgatgaaaaaaacagcatGGATTGCTCTTCctgttatatattttaaatgattagtTGTGAAGCTGCAGATTTCAATTAATACTTTTTTCAATATAACAAATTTAACTAACCAGCAACAAACAATTGTCTCTGTCAACAAACTGAGTAAAGACTCTTGGGATGTGCCAACAGCACTGGCTTTCACCATCAGTTAGCCTTGTAGAGTACATATAGTAAAATAACAGCAGCTGTATGTCAACGTTTGTAATCCAAAGGCTAATAATGTTGATTTCCTGCTGATCTTCCTCCTGCTCAACTAAAAACAGATTAACTGCACACGTTTTATCACCTGCTCTTGTTTTCCTTCCCCTTCAGTCGGGGGtcatgacctctgaccccctGAGGCTCCCAGGTCACTGTGTCACCCTGGACCTTTAACTCAGCGTGGGCCGTTGACGCGTCAAAGCTGAAGTTATAGGCTGCAATAACAAGAGAAGAAGAATAAAGCTTAATTCACTTCTCTATATAAAATACTGCCCATGCATCCATTCATGTGTTCACCTCTGGTTTCCAGGGTGACGTGCTCAGAAAATTCTCcagcagctgttttgtttttcgcTCGAACTCGAACGACGACGAAACGAGAATCAAACTTTAAACCttaaagcacaaaaacagtTAAGACACACACCTGACCTCTGACTTTGATCTACTATACTGCTGgactctgattttttttacctgagaTGGTAACCTGGGGCTCTGTGACATTACAGATTTTTTCCCAGCATGCTTCTGCTGCAGGTCTTGGAATACTTTCACCGTTTGTTTTCCGGTACTCAACATCGTATAGTTCCATTGGGCGACTGGCGCCGTCAGTATCACTGGCTGGTTGCCAGGCAATTGTAACGCTGTTGTCACGAACAATACAGCTAGAGGTGTCGATCTGTGGAGGTCTGGGCACTTAAGGATAGACACCATGTGATTTATTCTACCTGCTGAAAAGTAAGTACATGTTTTTATCTAAACAGGCCAGAGTAAACAACTCACCTGGAAGGAAGTAAAGTCTCTGAAGTGCCGCCCTCTCCATACTGAAGTCAACAGTAAATTTTGCCATACTCTCCGACACCGCAAGACGGGTCGTTAGTCGGAATGCAGGAGCCATCGTCACCCTGGGAGGGGCGCAGTGCCAGTAAAGCGGGGGTGGGGatgtggggaggggggggcttAGAGGGCCGGGTTAGTGGTTCATGCAAGTAACTTCAGAGCTTTAAtaatttactttgatttttgttagttaataaaaatgtgttaattctTCAGAAGAAATTAATGTGATTATAGAAAATAAGAAACAGACGTAAATTTaagtaaaatcaaaaaacaaatatcaaagcAACAAGTGAAAGgatagaaataaattaaaaactaaattaaaaaactaaaaaaacttaAAGGTTTATGAATGTTTTATCATTGAACATACCgttcttttatttgctttgcagCCTGACAAAACAtagaagaaacaggaagtattaataagaaaaatagtttaatattttatttatagtcaAGATTTAAGAAaatttttcatacattttaacaaCTCTTGTTTTACCTTCAGAAACTCTTCTTCATCTGTGATGGTCAGAGTTTTATTTGCAAACTCAAAAAGTTCTTCACATGACAACAGAGCAAACTTTCCTTCCGACAGCTGcttctggtaaaaaaaacaaaacaaaacacacaagacagataatgttttttaaaatgtgagattgagtaaacagtaaataaacCTCTAGAGGAAAATGGGAAAAGTGGTGTAAGTGGAAAATATAAATCgatttaaatctaaatttgctccacttttttttaatgtggaggCCTCTGGTGACAGACTCATTATACAGCACTGCTAAGTATTTTTTTAGTGAGGCTACTGATTAAAAAAGGAACAATTACTGCTTGTTTATTaagttttaaagcttttaattgAAGTTTATAACTATCTGAAGAGTATTAAAGAGACAAGAGGAGTCTTCAGAGTCTCACATAAGTgctagcttaagttgcacactgtagctttagaTATCAAAAGgataagaaaacacattttagcattatattttaaatataacgTAAATAGGagttataattttataataaatattttaaaaagtaaatatgttaAAAGAGGCTACAACTCAAGAAATATGTAAAgaaaagttaatattttatgtgaaaaatTGTCAAACAAAAGTTGTGGgatacagcaaaataaaacacatttccacctGAAGCTCCCCCTCCTTATGCTGCGTCTCCTCCCTGATGATGTCGCGAAGCTCCACACCCTTCTCATCCAGTGTGGAGCGTAGTCGCTCAAGCTCCATCTCCAGCTCTGATGTCACTTTACATGACTCCTCCTGATTGGGAACAGTTTtctttagatttatttattacattaattttcCACAGAATCTGTGAGAACATTGTTTTACATCGTAGAACATTTCAAACAGCTGGAACACCATTTTTCTACAGTATCAAAATAAAATCCCCCTTGAGCTTAATCATTACAACTATTGGACACACTCAAGTGTCAGGAGCAAACTCGATATGGAAAGTATATAAAACCATGACGTTCAGACATTACGTctgtacattacatttacttttgttacTATAACGAAGTAGATTTTTGTGCacgttttctgttttcttctcttatCATTTATGTTCTAAACATATGGCATCTGTCAGCTTGGCTTTATGTTCTTTTTCCATCTAAAAACCATTGCATTTCAATCTAAGTAAATTAATACCTAGATTGAAATATACTTCATAAAAATTTCTACTCAAATAATTTTACTTGTATATACAGTGCAGAGATTTTTCTGTTGACAAAACGCTTTTGTCCTTGTCGATACAGAACTATAACGGCACAGTAACTTACTGTATAAACCAACATCAACTTCACCATATTACACAGGTTAATACTGAATTATTTTATCTGAGTATAGGTTAATGTACAGATATAGCAACCTAAAATTGCTGATTTTTTGCGAAAACTGTCCAGTTGATGTCTTCCATCCAGATTGTCAGCTGAATAGTGAGCCCCCAGTGATGACTCCTTGTTACCGCCCCTTAACAACCTATTACAACCCAGTCCATGGTATCAACTGCCTATTAAAATGGAATCAGTGTACTCTAGCTCTATTTTTTGGAATCGTTCGgaaaaatctggaaaaaaatgGGCTCTTTGTCTAAACAAATGagcctatttttttttatgttactgGGTTTAGTGTTGAAATATGGACTCCTCCTTATCAGCTGACTATTTTTCACACCACACTGTTTCTTGGTTAACTTTAatcttgaaataaaataactaaaactaaCTGAAATAATGTTGAGTTTATGGCAGATATTGTGCATGAATTTGGCTCTCTGCATTagagttgtgtgtttgtctgaatgAAATCATGAAGAACATTAATGTACAAATGACCAATATCTGACCCTTGTCTGAAAAAGGCAAGTTAAACACCCAGAAGGAAATTAAGGAGTTCCTGATATTGCATCAATAATAGGACAAACAGATGaccagaaatataaatataattgaatATAAAACAACCaattgtcattttaatgtttcacaCTTGCTTTCATAATTAATTTAGTAATAAAATTATTCActgtaaataagaaataattatGATTGACTTAAAACCCACAAAATTGGAGCTTGTTCAAACATAGTAACTCTTCCATCTGCAGTGCTTTGGTTTCTCTAAGCCTCTTCCCACTGCTCCCTCCCAGCCAATCAGCTGCTGACCTGCAGTCCAGTGAGTGTGGTGTCGACTGTCTCCAGGAAGTTTTGAAGCTCTTCATTCTTACTGGCCAATGTGCTGATAATCCTGCGCAGAGCTTCCTGTTCAAACAAAATTCACAAttagttttttacatttggaGGTGTAGgtggaggggtgtgtgtgtgtgtgtgtgtgcctacaGTCTGACAGACTGGTTCAGTCTTCACATGATAGCAGTTTTGAGGGTGAGGACTGAGGTCATACGTTGCTGTGGTTTGGGCTCTGCCCCAATCATGTTGGAGCCCAGTCCATGGTAGCAAGTACCACTGAAGGCCTCCACCAGGTCAGCTCAGCTGATGCATTAGGGTGGATCTTACAGTCCAGATGGTCACTGCAAAGCCACCAGTACGTAATAACAAATACAGACCAGGATTGTTGTTAAGGGGGATGGTCTTGTCTGAGTTGATCTGTCACAGTCAGCCCAGTCCAGAATAAAAGCCTCACCTCCAGCATCACCACACAGAACCATTCACAATAATCCTGTTACTGACCCCCCcaacaagaaaacactgcaaCTGTGTTTCTACTCTTCAGCATTTAAGTATTAAcaaccatttgtttttaatttctttttgatGATCAACTGCTCTGATGTGATGCAGATAAAAAGTTCCAGTAACATCAGAGGGTTTTATAGTGTGATCACATTAATCTGTCTGAAATGTTGATTTATAATAGTCATAATCATTTTACAAAGGGTTAGTCTTTATTTCCAGTGATCTATTTCCAGTGATCTTTATTGACATTTTCCAGCAGGAAAGTGTGtgaaattatttctatttagtaaaaaaaaaaaaaaagtccgtCAGTCAAAGACCGACAGTTTGATACTTTCATGACTccagcagacagagagaagctgcTGGTAGCTAACAGCTAATGGCTAACCGCTAATGGCTAACCGCTAACGCCTAACAGCTAACTCCcttcatttctctgtgtgtgttgcgGGTGTCTCTCGCCCTCTGCACCGATTCCGCTTTTGACCACGATACTTTTTACCGATCGATCCGGTTCTCACCTTCTGAGCGTCCATCACTCGACACCGAGGACAGAGGCACGGCGGGAAGTGGCGTTACATCTGACTTCCGGtatgttttatcaaaaaaaaagtctaaattcCATTTTCTTTCACCATGAAATCAGTGTAAACAGTGCTTTTAATGGAACTACAACAGCTCGTTTTTTCGATTTAACCTGCAAAATAACAACCTGCTTCATATAAATGTGTCCACATCTCAAAACAACTAAATACaatttttgaagaaaatgtgatatttttaaaaacaaagttaaatgaAACAGGAAAGTTGCACAGCTTATCGTAGACAAGGACACTGTCATACCGTCTTGACACAATTGAAGGCTACATGAATGCAACAAGGGATCTGGTTAAAACATTGGTGAACTTTAAGAACTAATAAGAGAGAAATTGGTCTGTGGAATCAGTATATGCTAACCTTAAATTGAGGAATGTAATGCTAACTAAAGCTATCTTCATTTGTTAAATAACCGGACTCACAGAACACAGTACAGTAAAGCCTCTTCTTCACCAAAACACATGGCTGCCATTCAGATGAAGCACAGCAACAGATTCAAAAGCAAATCAAAACACTTATCAAGACAATGTGTCAGCAACAATCTCCAACTCTAATAACTGTGGAGTCAGTTACTCAGCAAAGCTTGAGCAATACTTAGCTTTTGGACAGCAATGTCATAACTGCAAAAAAGTacaattacttaaaaaaaactatgcaaaTCTGCAAGGTAAAGTATTGTCTGTTGAATGCTTGTTGTTACAGAGAAGCCGCAgctttgtcatttcattttcacttttgttctttGTATTTAATGAATCCCACTGGTGGAGCAGTGGGCACCTGTATATATAGTGATAATAATTCAATGTAAAGGGCCAATAACTAAAAAGGAGGGGCACTGCAGTTAACAAAAACCTCATGCAGAAAGCAGACACAGGccaaatataatgttttttcccTTGCTACATACAAGACTACTAAGCTCAATAAAAGGACAAGACACATTACCATGGTGTGACTTTAACACCCACAATTTGTTCATTGGTCCATCTTGAGGCATATTGGCTTGTGCTTTTGTGCTGGGACCAAAAACACACGACAATGTAAACAAGATCCCCATGTTGAAAAGATGATGGAGATGTGAATCAGACAAGATATGTAGTGGCACACTAAAGGTGTAACAAAACCCAGATAAGTCTCTAACATAATGATTGTAAGAAACCTATCAGTTGATATATGCACATGACTTTGGGTTAGGTTTTTCCCCCCCCACATTTGTTGAAGgaatggaaaaatgtttatgcTCTTGTTGTATGATCAATGATTAAAACATTGAATGCACTCTAGCTGACCTGATCAAATGTGAACCGAAATAAACCggcaaacatacaaacaaacatcaCACTTGATGGTGAAGGGTGGTACCGGAGAGAGGTTCCTTGCGTGACAGGGCCTTCGATGTCTGGCTGAGCATTTCCGGCGCACAGTGGCGTCAGCCGCCTGTGGCTCAGTGGCTGACTGGTCTGTTACATTCAGGACCGAGTCAACCATCCGAGACAAGCGATTTGCTCTGAGGTTTGGATCTCCTCTTAAGTCTGAGATTTCTGACAGTCCCATGGTTCCCCCCTCTCACACGTCTCAAGGTCCAATATGTGGCCAGATCCTACTATCACAGTTAGtgcaaaagcagaaacaatTGAGGAGACTGAGAGGGACTGaactaacaaacacatttattggttaaaaataaataaataaataaaaataaaaaagtcagcaATAAACAGAAATTGCTCCTAGCAAGAGGGTACAAAGGAAAA from the Channa argus isolate prfri chromosome 18, Channa argus male v1.0, whole genome shotgun sequence genome contains:
- the fsd1l gene encoding FSD1-like protein isoform X6 — translated: MDAQKEALRRIISTLASKNEELQNFLETVDTTLTGLQEESCKVTSELEMELERLRSTLDEKGVELRDIIREETQHKEGELQKQLSEGKFALLSCEELFEFANKTLTITDEEEFLKAAKQIKERVTMAPAFRLTTRLAVSESMAKFTVDFSMERAALQRLYFLPVPRPPQIDTSSCIVRDNSVTIAWQPASDTDGASRPMELYDVEYRKTNGESIPRPAAEACWEKICNVTEPQVTISGLKFDSRFVVVRVRAKNKTAAGEFSEHVTLETRAYNFSFDASTAHAELKVQGDTVTWEPQGVRGHDPRLKGKENKSSSRSATPSPNKTAATRAGRDRFAGESYTVLGDQEMIGGCHYWELRPLADWKSFSVGVAYRAGFGRFDQLGKSAGSWCLHASQWLQSSIAAKHNNRAKALDCLIPQRIGIYCNYDNGDLLFIDVDRLRLLHSFKTKFSQPLVPAFTVWCGGISLTTGLQVPSFMESFLSTNWSLSNLSQ
- the fsd1l gene encoding FSD1-like protein isoform X4, whose protein sequence is MDAQKEALRRIISTLASKNEELQNFLETVDTTLTGLQEESCKVTSELEMELERLRSTLDEKGVELRDIIREETQHKEGELQKQLSEGKFALLSCEELFEFANKTLTITDEEEFLKAAKQIKERPPLPTSPPPLYWHCAPPRVTMAPAFRLTTRLAVSESMAKFTVDFSMERAALQRLYFLPVPRPPQIDTSSCIVRDNSVTIAWQPASDTDGASRPMELYDVEYRKTNGESIPRPAAEACWEKICNVTEPQVTISGLKFDSRFVVVRVRAKNKTAAGEFSEHVTLETRAYNFSFDASTAHAELKVQGDTVTWEPQGVRGHDPRLKGKENKSRSATPSPNKTAATRAGRDRFAGESYTVLGDQEMIGGCHYWELRPLADWKSFSVGVAYRAGFGRFDQLGKSAGSWCLHASQWLQSSIAAKHNNRAKALDCLIPQRIGIYCNYDNGDLLFIDVDRLRLLHSFKTKFSQPLVPAFTVWCGGISLTTGLQVPSFMESFLSTNWSLSNLSQ
- the fsd1l gene encoding FSD1-like protein isoform X2 translates to MDAQKEALRRIISTLASKNEELQNFLETVDTTLTGLQEESCKVTSELEMELERLRSTLDEKGVELRDIIREETQHKEGELQKQLSEGKFALLSCEELFEFANKTLTITDEEEFLKAAKQIKERPPLPTSPPPLYWHCAPPRVTMAPAFRLTTRLAVSESMAKFTVDFSMERAALQRLYFLPVPRPPQIDTSSCIVRDNSVTIAWQPASDTDGASRPMELYDVEYRKTNGESIPRPAAEACWEKICNVTEPQVTISGLKFDSRFVVVRVRAKNKTAAGEFSEHVTLETRAYNFSFDASTAHAELKVQGDTVTWEPQGVRGHDPRLKGKENKSSRSATPSPNKTAATRAGRDRFAGESYTVLGDQEMIGGCHYWELRPLADWKSFSVGVAYRAGFGRFDQLGKSAGSWCLHASQWLQSSIAAKHNNRAKALDCLIPQRIGIYCNYDNGDLLFIDVDRLRLLHSFKTKFSQPLVPAFTVWCGGISLTTGLQVPSFMESFLSTNWSLSNLSQ
- the fsd1l gene encoding FSD1-like protein isoform X5, producing MDAQKEALRRIISTLASKNEELQNFLETVDTTLTGLQEESCKVTSELEMELERLRSTLDEKGVELRDIIREETQHKEGELQLSEGKFALLSCEELFEFANKTLTITDEEEFLKAAKQIKERPPLPTSPPPLYWHCAPPRVTMAPAFRLTTRLAVSESMAKFTVDFSMERAALQRLYFLPVPRPPQIDTSSCIVRDNSVTIAWQPASDTDGASRPMELYDVEYRKTNGESIPRPAAEACWEKICNVTEPQVTISGLKFDSRFVVVRVRAKNKTAAGEFSEHVTLETRAYNFSFDASTAHAELKVQGDTVTWEPQGVRGHDPRLKGKENKSSSRSATPSPNKTAATRAGRDRFAGESYTVLGDQEMIGGCHYWELRPLADWKSFSVGVAYRAGFGRFDQLGKSAGSWCLHASQWLQSSIAAKHNNRAKALDCLIPQRIGIYCNYDNGDLLFIDVDRLRLLHSFKTKFSQPLVPAFTVWCGGISLTTGLQVPSFMESFLSTNWSLSNLSQ
- the fsd1l gene encoding FSD1-like protein isoform X10, which produces MDAQKEALRRIISTLASKNEELQNFLETVDTTLTGLQEESCKVTSELEMELERLRSTLDEKGVELRDIIREETQHKEGELQLSEGKFALLSCEELFEFANKTLTITDEEEFLKAAKQIKERVTMAPAFRLTTRLAVSESMAKFTVDFSMERAALQRLYFLPVPRPPQIDTSSCIVRDNSVTIAWQPASDTDGASRPMELYDVEYRKTNGESIPRPAAEACWEKICNVTEPQVTISGLKFDSRFVVVRVRAKNKTAAGEFSEHVTLETRAYNFSFDASTAHAELKVQGDTVTWEPQGVRGHDPRLKGKENKSSSRSATPSPNKTAATRAGRDRFAGESYTVLGDQEMIGGCHYWELRPLADWKSFSVGVAYRAGFGRFDQLGKSAGSWCLHASQWLQSSIAAKHNNRAKALDCLIPQRIGIYCNYDNGDLLFIDVDRLRLLHSFKTKFSQPLVPAFTVWCGGISLTTGLQVPSFMESFLSTNWSLSNLSQ
- the fsd1l gene encoding FSD1-like protein isoform X7; amino-acid sequence: MDAQKEALRRIISTLASKNEELQNFLETVDTTLTGLQEESCKVTSELEMELERLRSTLDEKGVELRDIIREETQHKEGELQKQLSEGKFALLSCEELFEFANKTLTITDEEEFLKAAKQIKERVTMAPAFRLTTRLAVSESMAKFTVDFSMERAALQRLYFLPVPRPPQIDTSSCIVRDNSVTIAWQPASDTDGASRPMELYDVEYRKTNGESIPRPAAEACWEKICNVTEPQVTISGLKFDSRFVVVRVRAKNKTAAGEFSEHVTLETRAYNFSFDASTAHAELKVQGDTVTWEPQGVRGHDPRLKGKENKSSRSATPSPNKTAATRAGRDRFAGESYTVLGDQEMIGGCHYWELRPLADWKSFSVGVAYRAGFGRFDQLGKSAGSWCLHASQWLQSSIAAKHNNRAKALDCLIPQRIGIYCNYDNGDLLFIDVDRLRLLHSFKTKFSQPLVPAFTVWCGGISLTTGLQVPSFMESFLSTNWSLSNLSQ
- the fsd1l gene encoding FSD1-like protein isoform X1 encodes the protein MDAQKEALRRIISTLASKNEELQNFLETVDTTLTGLQEESCKVTSELEMELERLRSTLDEKGVELRDIIREETQHKEGELQKQLSEGKFALLSCEELFEFANKTLTITDEEEFLKAAKQIKERPPLPTSPPPLYWHCAPPRVTMAPAFRLTTRLAVSESMAKFTVDFSMERAALQRLYFLPVPRPPQIDTSSCIVRDNSVTIAWQPASDTDGASRPMELYDVEYRKTNGESIPRPAAEACWEKICNVTEPQVTISGLKFDSRFVVVRVRAKNKTAAGEFSEHVTLETRAYNFSFDASTAHAELKVQGDTVTWEPQGVRGHDPRLKGKENKSSSRSATPSPNKTAATRAGRDRFAGESYTVLGDQEMIGGCHYWELRPLADWKSFSVGVAYRAGFGRFDQLGKSAGSWCLHASQWLQSSIAAKHNNRAKALDCLIPQRIGIYCNYDNGDLLFIDVDRLRLLHSFKTKFSQPLVPAFTVWCGGISLTTGLQVPSFMESFLSTNWSLSNLSQ
- the fsd1l gene encoding FSD1-like protein isoform X9 — its product is MDAQKEALRRIISTLASKNEELQNFLETVDTTLTGLQEESCKVTSELEMELERLRSTLDEKGVELRDIIREETQHKEGELQKQLSEGKFALLSCEELFEFANKTLTITDEEEFLKAAKQIKERVTMAPAFRLTTRLAVSESMAKFTVDFSMERAALQRLYFLPVPRPPQIDTSSCIVRDNSVTIAWQPASDTDGASRPMELYDVEYRKTNGESIPRPAAEACWEKICNVTEPQVTISGLKFDSRFVVVRVRAKNKTAAGEFSEHVTLETRAYNFSFDASTAHAELKVQGDTVTWEPQGVRGHDPRLKGKENKSRSATPSPNKTAATRAGRDRFAGESYTVLGDQEMIGGCHYWELRPLADWKSFSVGVAYRAGFGRFDQLGKSAGSWCLHASQWLQSSIAAKHNNRAKALDCLIPQRIGIYCNYDNGDLLFIDVDRLRLLHSFKTKFSQPLVPAFTVWCGGISLTTGLQVPSFMESFLSTNWSLSNLSQ
- the fsd1l gene encoding FSD1-like protein isoform X3, whose amino-acid sequence is MDAQKEALRRIISTLASKNEELQNFLETVDTTLTGLQEESCKVTSELEMELERLRSTLDEKGVELRDIIREETQHKEGELQQLSEGKFALLSCEELFEFANKTLTITDEEEFLKAAKQIKERPPLPTSPPPLYWHCAPPRVTMAPAFRLTTRLAVSESMAKFTVDFSMERAALQRLYFLPVPRPPQIDTSSCIVRDNSVTIAWQPASDTDGASRPMELYDVEYRKTNGESIPRPAAEACWEKICNVTEPQVTISGLKFDSRFVVVRVRAKNKTAAGEFSEHVTLETRAYNFSFDASTAHAELKVQGDTVTWEPQGVRGHDPRLKGKENKSSSRSATPSPNKTAATRAGRDRFAGESYTVLGDQEMIGGCHYWELRPLADWKSFSVGVAYRAGFGRFDQLGKSAGSWCLHASQWLQSSIAAKHNNRAKALDCLIPQRIGIYCNYDNGDLLFIDVDRLRLLHSFKTKFSQPLVPAFTVWCGGISLTTGLQVPSFMESFLSTNWSLSNLSQ
- the fsd1l gene encoding FSD1-like protein isoform X8, with product MDAQKEALRRIISTLASKNEELQNFLETVDTTLTGLQEESCKVTSELEMELERLRSTLDEKGVELRDIIREETQHKEGELQQLSEGKFALLSCEELFEFANKTLTITDEEEFLKAAKQIKERVTMAPAFRLTTRLAVSESMAKFTVDFSMERAALQRLYFLPVPRPPQIDTSSCIVRDNSVTIAWQPASDTDGASRPMELYDVEYRKTNGESIPRPAAEACWEKICNVTEPQVTISGLKFDSRFVVVRVRAKNKTAAGEFSEHVTLETRAYNFSFDASTAHAELKVQGDTVTWEPQGVRGHDPRLKGKENKSSSRSATPSPNKTAATRAGRDRFAGESYTVLGDQEMIGGCHYWELRPLADWKSFSVGVAYRAGFGRFDQLGKSAGSWCLHASQWLQSSIAAKHNNRAKALDCLIPQRIGIYCNYDNGDLLFIDVDRLRLLHSFKTKFSQPLVPAFTVWCGGISLTTGLQVPSFMESFLSTNWSLSNLSQ